A region of Betta splendens chromosome 13, fBetSpl5.4, whole genome shotgun sequence DNA encodes the following proteins:
- the LOC114868304 gene encoding olfactory receptor 51E2-like, whose protein sequence is MSSQNVSVRRTEFIIGGFDTTSYPVLVGAVILIAYIVVVLANVVNILIIIHEKKLHRPMYLLICNLAVVDILYTSSVCPTMIGVLLVGVKNISYVPCLIQMFSYHLGHVMEALALSIMAFDRLIAVSCPFQYHRYLTNVRIVSLTYFLWIVGSGLVAVFPATVIPLSHCYKVLIYTFCSYGAVVRTTCVDPNYYFNMVAIIISFFIFFTLGFICLSYIGIIVFAKLSSNNDRIKMGCTCLSHLIVVICFYIPLIVIILLTRLGVVLTLEARDGLNIGSIFLSALVNPFVYCLRTKEIKNEIIMIFKKVQTFQ, encoded by the coding sequence ATGTCTTCACAAAATGTTTCAGTCAGAAGAACAGAATTCATCATAGGTGGTTTTGATACAACCAGCTATCCTGTGCTAGTTGGTGCGGTTATACTGATTGCCTACATTGTGGTTGTTCTAGCAAATGTAGTAAATATCCTCATCATTATTCATGAAAAGAAACTACACAGACCAATGTATCTTCTGATTTGTAACCTTGCTGTTGTTGATATTCTGTACACATCTAGTGTGTGTCCAACAATGATTGGAGTTCTACTTGTTGGTGTTAAAAACATCTCCTATGTGCCATGTTTAATTCAAATGTTTTCTTATCATTTAGGACACGTGATGGAGGCACTTGCTCTGTCAATTATGGCATTTGATCGATTGATTGCTGTTAGTTGTCCTTTTCAGTATCACAGATATTTAACAAATGTTCGTATTGTGTCTCTTACATATTTTCTGTGGATTGTTGGCAGTGGTTTAGTGGCTGTTTTTCCTGCAACTGTGATCCCTCTGTCTCACTGCTACAAAGTGCTGATTTACACTTTCTGTTCCTATGGTGCTGTTGTACGAACCACTTGTGTTGATCCAAACTACTATTTTAATATGGTTGCAattataatttctttttttatatttttcaccCTTGGTTTTATTTGCCTGTCCTACATTGGGATCATAGTTTTTGCTAAATTATCTTCCAATAATGACAGAATTAAAATGGGTTGCACTTGTTTGAGCCACTTGATTgttgtaatatgtttttatattccaTTAATTGTCATTATTCTGTTGACCAGGTTAGGTGTAGTATTAACTCTTGAGGCGCGTGATGGCCTAAATATTGGATCGATCTTTCTCTCAGCTTTGGTAAATCCTTTTGTGTACTGTCTTagaacaaaagaaataaaaaatgagatTATTATGATATTTAAAAAAGTTCAGACATTTCAGTAA